Proteins from a genomic interval of Treponema succinifaciens DSM 2489:
- the relB gene encoding type II toxin-antitoxin system RelB family antitoxin: MAMTATVTFRTTPELKSRMDFLAKETHRPTSFYYNLLLEDYLEDLEDIYLSEKILEDIKSGKEKPIPAEEVFAKAGL; the protein is encoded by the coding sequence ATGGCAATGACCGCAACAGTAACATTCAGAACAACACCAGAACTTAAAAGCAGAATGGACTTTCTTGCAAAAGAAACACACAGGCCAACAAGTTTCTATTATAACCTTTTGCTTGAAGATTATCTTGAAGATTTAGAAGACATCTATCTTTCTGAAAAAATCCTCGAGGATATAAAAAGCGGAAAAGAAAAACCAATTCCAGCTGAAGAAGTATTTGCTAAGGCTGGATTATAA
- the sufU gene encoding Fe-S cluster assembly sulfur transfer protein SufU: protein MDLKSLYQEILNEHNLNPTHKGVMENPTFTLQGVNPSCGDNIYLQLKIDDNGIISEGSFNGSGCAVSQASVDMMLDDIIGKPKDEALRLASLFMDMIYGKIEDDNALEELDEAASLKNISKMPARVKCAVLGWHTMEEMLKNGKTAGQGSVEHCTTE, encoded by the coding sequence ATGGATTTGAAATCGCTTTATCAGGAAATTCTTAACGAGCATAATTTGAACCCGACCCACAAGGGCGTTATGGAAAATCCGACGTTTACTTTGCAAGGCGTGAATCCGAGTTGCGGAGACAATATTTATCTTCAGCTTAAAATTGATGATAACGGAATAATTTCAGAAGGAAGTTTTAACGGTTCAGGATGCGCTGTAAGCCAGGCTTCTGTAGATATGATGCTTGATGACATAATTGGAAAGCCAAAAGATGAAGCTTTGCGTCTTGCATCTCTTTTTATGGACATGATTTACGGCAAGATTGAAGATGACAACGCTTTAGAAGAACTTGACGAAGCCGCAAGCCTTAAAAATATCAGCAAAATGCCCGCCCGTGTAAAATGCGCAGTTCTTGGCTGGCACACAATGGAAGAAATGCTTAAAAACGGAAAAACTGCCGGTCAAGGAAGCGTGGAGCACTGCACAACAGAATAA
- a CDS encoding aminotransferase class V-fold PLP-dependent enzyme yields MFSAEEIRSDFKIFSRPENEGLIYLDSAATTHRPECVIQAEADFYRSNNANPLRGLYALSIRATDDYENARASVAKFLNAAEPAEIIFTRNASESLNLVAYTIGLSEVQAGDEVVVSCMEHHSNILPWQMVCNAKGAKLVWLECDSSAEISEQEIKAKINSKTKIVAVAQVSNVFGITNPIEQIASYAHKVGNGGKGAYVVVDGAQSAPHKKIDVQALDADFFAFSGHKLCAPMGIGALYGKKHLLEKIPPFLRGGEMIEYVTRETATFAEVPHKFEAGTVNAGGAVALAKAIEYIQGIGLGNIEKNDDSLAQTMIEGMKKIPYLHIIGNNDYKKHCGIVTFTIDGVHPHDIASILDTEKIAVRAGHHCAQPLMQKLGVGSTARASCYFYNTQQEVEVFIEKLKLVRRWMGFKE; encoded by the coding sequence ATGTTCAGTGCAGAAGAAATACGCAGCGATTTTAAGATATTCAGCCGGCCGGAAAATGAAGGGCTTATTTACTTGGACAGTGCGGCTACAACTCATCGACCGGAATGTGTGATTCAGGCGGAAGCTGATTTTTATAGAAGCAACAATGCCAATCCTTTGCGCGGACTTTACGCTTTGAGCATAAGGGCGACTGATGACTATGAAAACGCAAGGGCTTCTGTTGCAAAATTCCTGAATGCCGCCGAGCCTGCGGAAATTATTTTTACACGCAATGCTTCTGAAAGCCTGAATCTTGTTGCGTACACTATTGGACTTTCTGAAGTTCAGGCAGGAGATGAAGTTGTTGTAAGCTGCATGGAGCATCATTCTAATATTCTTCCGTGGCAAATGGTCTGCAATGCAAAGGGCGCAAAACTCGTGTGGCTTGAATGCGATTCTTCTGCGGAAATTTCAGAACAGGAGATAAAGGCAAAAATAAATTCCAAGACAAAAATTGTTGCGGTTGCGCAGGTTAGCAATGTCTTTGGAATTACGAATCCTATAGAACAAATTGCAAGCTATGCTCATAAAGTTGGAAACGGTGGAAAGGGAGCTTATGTTGTTGTAGACGGAGCTCAGAGCGCGCCGCATAAAAAAATCGATGTGCAGGCATTGGATGCGGACTTTTTTGCTTTTTCGGGGCACAAGCTTTGCGCTCCTATGGGAATTGGCGCTCTTTATGGAAAAAAACATCTACTTGAAAAGATTCCGCCTTTTTTGCGTGGCGGAGAAATGATTGAATATGTTACCCGCGAAACTGCGACTTTTGCAGAAGTTCCGCATAAGTTTGAAGCCGGAACTGTAAATGCCGGCGGTGCTGTTGCGCTTGCAAAGGCGATTGAATATATTCAGGGAATCGGGCTTGGTAATATAGAAAAAAATGACGACTCTCTTGCCCAGACAATGATAGAGGGAATGAAAAAAATTCCTTATCTTCACATAATTGGAAACAACGACTATAAAAAGCACTGCGGAATTGTTACATTTACGATTGACGGCGTGCATCCGCATGACATTGCTTCTATTCTTGATACAGAAAAAATTGCAGTTAGGGCAGGCCATCATTGCGCTCAGCCTTTGATGCAGAAACTTGGAGTAGGCTCAACTGCGCGCGCAAGCTGCTACTTTTACAACACACAGCAGGAAGTGGAAGTTTTCATTGAAAAGCTAAAACTTGTCCGCCGCTGGATGGGATTTAAAGAATAA
- a CDS encoding SufB/SufD family protein, translating to MENFEIDVNQFPSLTWNFLNINRAHLEFSSEFKSCVSISGAKEIENSALYDSIKTGLGEGFDKKFDSLLQKNGIKTLLFTAESKNQVQKIELFAQENEASVCDIIIHAKENSQASYIFVYKSEPELLNAQLGVRIRVLAQENSHVHICCVNLLGKNAVHFNSVGSNCKDNATIEITELELGGKKTFSGTFNSLEGYRSRFLGRAAYVVKGESFLDMNQVALQTGKSSESRFSVDGVLLEKAKKTWRGTIDFKKGCADSVGDEQEDVLLLSPDVVNKSLPVILCDEEAVEGRHGCSIGKVDMEKLFYMQSRGVDEKTARELLTKAKVSKVSRFIPDESLVEEINSFVEAII from the coding sequence ATGGAAAATTTTGAAATAGATGTAAACCAGTTTCCAAGCCTCACTTGGAATTTTCTGAATATAAACAGGGCGCACCTTGAGTTCAGCAGTGAATTTAAATCTTGCGTCTCAATTTCCGGCGCAAAAGAAATTGAAAATTCTGCTTTATATGATTCAATAAAAACCGGGCTTGGCGAAGGCTTTGACAAGAAGTTTGATTCTCTTTTGCAGAAAAACGGAATAAAGACTTTGCTTTTTACTGCGGAATCCAAAAATCAGGTTCAAAAAATTGAGCTTTTTGCGCAGGAAAACGAAGCTTCTGTTTGCGACATTATAATTCATGCAAAGGAAAATTCGCAGGCTTCTTATATTTTTGTCTATAAAAGTGAACCGGAACTTTTAAATGCTCAGCTTGGAGTTAGAATCCGTGTGCTTGCACAAGAGAATTCGCATGTGCATATTTGCTGTGTGAACTTGCTTGGAAAAAACGCCGTGCATTTTAATTCAGTTGGCTCAAACTGCAAGGACAATGCGACTATAGAAATAACGGAGCTTGAACTTGGCGGAAAAAAAACGTTCAGCGGAACTTTCAATAGCCTTGAAGGATACAGGAGCCGTTTCTTGGGAAGAGCAGCCTACGTTGTAAAAGGTGAGTCTTTCCTTGACATGAACCAGGTTGCGCTGCAGACAGGCAAAAGCAGTGAAAGCCGTTTTTCTGTAGACGGAGTTTTGCTTGAAAAGGCGAAAAAAACTTGGAGAGGCACAATCGACTTTAAGAAAGGCTGCGCGGATTCAGTGGGAGATGAGCAGGAGGATGTTCTTTTACTTAGCCCGGACGTTGTGAACAAAAGCCTTCCTGTTATTCTTTGCGATGAGGAAGCTGTTGAAGGCCGCCATGGGTGCTCAATTGGCAAAGTTGATATGGAAAAACTTTTCTATATGCAGAGTCGCGGAGTTGACGAAAAGACTGCGAGAGAGCTTTTGACAAAGGCAAAGGTTTCAAAGGTTTCACGGTTTATTCCAGATGAAAGCCTTGTGGAAGAAATCAATTCTTTTGTTGAAGCGATTATATAA
- the sufB gene encoding Fe-S cluster assembly protein SufB has product MGEEKTKVSDIDRSLYDFRYEESDRDFYKIRAGLDDSIVQKLSEEKSDPEWMKEFRLKSLHLFNEINEPDWGPDIRDLDIQKIVTYVKPKTEMAAKWADVPKDIKDTFEKLGIPEAERESLAGVGAQYDSEVVYHNVIKEVAEQGVIYTDFESALKSEEWGGMVKEYFMHLVPPSDHKFAALHGAVWSGGSFVYVPKNVKVKIPLQSYFRLNAAGAGQFEHTLIIVDEGADLHFIEGCSAPKYNVANLHAGCVELYVKKNARLRYSTIENWSKNMYNLNTKRAIVEENGRMEWVSGSFGSHISYLYPTTILKGDNSSVEFTGITFAGKGQNLDTGAKMVHIGKNTSTVINTKSISKGGGACTYRSSIVVNKGAKNSKASVDCSSLMLDDESRSDTVPAINVMTDDCDIGHEAKIGRISNKAIFYLMSRGISEEDARAMIVSGFANPVSKELPLEYAVEMNNLIQLEMKGSM; this is encoded by the coding sequence ATGGGCGAAGAAAAAACAAAAGTTTCAGATATTGACCGTTCTCTTTATGATTTTCGCTACGAGGAAAGCGACAGGGACTTTTATAAAATACGCGCAGGACTTGACGATTCGATTGTTCAGAAGCTAAGCGAGGAAAAAAGCGACCCTGAATGGATGAAAGAGTTCCGCTTAAAGAGCCTTCATTTGTTCAACGAGATAAATGAGCCTGACTGGGGACCGGACATCCGCGATTTGGACATTCAGAAAATTGTAACTTACGTAAAGCCTAAGACTGAAATGGCTGCGAAATGGGCTGACGTTCCAAAAGACATAAAGGACACTTTTGAAAAGCTTGGAATTCCAGAAGCCGAGCGTGAAAGTCTTGCCGGAGTTGGAGCGCAGTACGACAGCGAGGTTGTTTACCACAATGTTATAAAGGAAGTTGCGGAGCAGGGCGTAATCTACACGGATTTTGAGTCGGCGTTAAAAAGCGAGGAATGGGGCGGAATGGTAAAGGAATATTTTATGCACCTAGTTCCTCCGTCTGACCATAAATTCGCGGCTCTTCATGGGGCTGTCTGGAGCGGCGGAAGTTTTGTCTATGTTCCAAAGAATGTAAAGGTAAAGATTCCTTTGCAGTCATATTTCAGGCTTAATGCGGCAGGAGCCGGCCAGTTTGAGCATACATTGATTATTGTGGACGAGGGCGCGGACTTGCACTTTATTGAAGGCTGTTCCGCTCCAAAGTACAATGTTGCGAATCTTCATGCAGGCTGCGTTGAGCTTTATGTAAAGAAAAATGCCCGGCTGCGCTATTCAACAATTGAAAACTGGTCAAAGAATATGTACAACTTGAATACCAAGCGCGCCATTGTTGAAGAAAACGGACGCATGGAATGGGTTTCCGGCAGTTTTGGAAGCCACATTTCATATTTGTATCCGACTACAATTTTAAAGGGCGACAATTCAAGTGTTGAATTTACTGGAATCACTTTTGCAGGCAAAGGTCAAAATCTTGATACTGGCGCAAAGATGGTTCACATTGGAAAAAACACTTCGACTGTAATAAACACTAAGTCCATTTCAAAAGGCGGCGGTGCCTGCACTTACAGAAGTTCCATAGTCGTGAACAAAGGCGCGAAAAATTCAAAGGCGAGCGTTGACTGCTCTTCGCTCATGCTTGACGATGAAAGTCGCAGCGACACTGTTCCTGCAATTAATGTAATGACAGACGACTGCGACATTGGACACGAGGCAAAAATCGGGCGCATTTCCAACAAGGCGATATTTTATCTTATGAGCCGCGGAATCAGCGAGGAAGATGCAAGGGCGATGATTGTTTCAGGCTTTGCAAATCCTGTGAGCAAGGAGCTTCCGCTTGAGTACGCTGTTGAAATGAACAACTTGATTCAGCTTGAAATGAAAGGCAGCATGTAA
- the sufC gene encoding Fe-S cluster assembly ATPase SufC, with protein MAEPLLSIQDLCTSVGEKQILKNISLDVAPGEIHVLMGPNGAGKSTLGYTLMGSPEYSVTGGKIIFNGQDITADSADKRAKSGIFLSFQEPLEVPGVSLESFIRSSMQQVTGQKVKLMQFSRELEKNMDLLKMDHSYASRDLNVGFSGGEKKKSEILQLLMLKPKLAILDETDSGLDVDACRIVSEGIKKYMEASGGSLIVITHSTRILENLSVDKTHIIVKGRLVHTGDGSLVQKINEEGFDGFIPQEIKDAERKEKLAAAARAAMDAVKMNAVNGGL; from the coding sequence ATGGCAGAACCGCTGCTTTCAATTCAAGATTTGTGCACATCTGTTGGCGAAAAACAGATTCTTAAAAATATTTCATTGGACGTTGCTCCTGGAGAAATCCATGTTCTTATGGGACCGAACGGAGCTGGAAAATCAACTTTGGGCTATACTTTGATGGGAAGTCCCGAATATTCTGTAACCGGCGGAAAAATTATTTTTAATGGGCAGGACATCACTGCCGATTCCGCGGACAAAAGGGCAAAGTCAGGCATTTTCCTTAGCTTTCAGGAGCCGCTTGAAGTTCCGGGCGTTTCTCTTGAGTCGTTTATCCGCTCGTCAATGCAGCAGGTTACAGGCCAGAAAGTAAAGCTGATGCAGTTCAGCCGCGAGCTTGAAAAAAACATGGATCTGCTAAAAATGGATCACAGCTATGCTTCGCGCGATTTGAATGTTGGATTTAGTGGCGGAGAAAAAAAGAAGAGCGAAATTTTGCAGCTTTTGATGCTTAAGCCTAAGCTTGCCATTCTTGACGAAACGGATTCAGGGCTTGATGTTGACGCCTGCCGCATTGTTTCCGAGGGAATCAAAAAATACATGGAAGCTTCCGGCGGTTCTCTTATTGTAATAACCCATTCAACTAGAATTCTTGAAAATCTTTCTGTGGACAAAACCCATATCATCGTAAAAGGCCGCCTTGTTCATACCGGGGACGGAAGCCTTGTTCAGAAGATAAACGAGGAAGGCTTTGATGGCTTTATTCCGCAGGAAATAAAAGATGCCGAGCGCAAGGAAAAGCTTGCCGCCGCTGCAAGAGCCGCAATGGACGCTGTAAAGATGAACGCTGTCAACGGCGGACTTTAA
- a CDS encoding formylglycine-generating enzyme family protein — protein sequence MINMEKFKLISTLFISILLIFSGCNVETDTTQPGQIINTESQTVTFSNNKNANFTMIDISFIDGRTSDSIILGEDLLEVPYTTNVKPFRLAMYETSYNTWYEVLKWAKNNGYTIVNKGVEGVFGEVEKENNMSGPGEEPKLVEMPVCRLTWRDVMVWCNALSEMKGLEPVYCTDKDFKTPLRDSTGVAFGDLENYAIEPGEVDNPYVNTNANGFRLPYVKEWEYAARKRLDGTAISGRNVSGDEAGSAIKTTATEKMNGISFTFSTKQNEYCWQRQNSASNGPSKTYTGQDDTTTTLSTKTGKSISGRRMHLSGGKLPNHLGFFDMSGNVPEWCFDYDVSYGSVYKFSTARGLRGGDYLNEIVGSRCSGYKGGALVGLTNGFRIAQNH from the coding sequence ATGATAAATATGGAAAAATTTAAGCTCATTTCAACTTTATTTATTTCAATTCTTCTAATTTTTTCAGGCTGTAATGTAGAAACAGATACTACTCAACCAGGTCAAATCATAAATACAGAAAGTCAAACTGTAACTTTCAGCAACAACAAAAATGCCAATTTCACGATGATTGACATTTCTTTCATCGATGGAAGAACCTCAGACTCAATTATTTTAGGCGAAGATTTACTTGAAGTTCCCTACACGACGAATGTAAAACCATTCCGACTTGCAATGTACGAAACAAGTTACAACACCTGGTATGAAGTTTTAAAATGGGCAAAAAACAACGGCTACACGATTGTAAATAAAGGCGTTGAAGGAGTTTTTGGCGAAGTTGAAAAAGAAAATAATATGTCAGGACCAGGAGAAGAGCCAAAACTTGTTGAAATGCCTGTTTGCCGTCTTACTTGGCGCGATGTAATGGTATGGTGCAATGCATTAAGCGAAATGAAAGGTCTTGAACCAGTTTACTGCACAGACAAAGATTTTAAAACACCTTTAAGAGATTCAACTGGAGTTGCTTTCGGTGATTTAGAAAATTATGCGATAGAACCGGGAGAAGTTGACAATCCGTATGTAAACACAAATGCAAACGGTTTCAGGCTTCCTTATGTAAAAGAATGGGAATATGCTGCACGAAAGCGCCTTGATGGAACTGCAATTTCTGGAAGAAATGTTTCTGGAGATGAAGCTGGTTCTGCAATTAAAACAACAGCCACAGAAAAAATGAACGGAATATCGTTTACTTTTTCTACAAAACAAAACGAATATTGCTGGCAAAGGCAAAACAGCGCTTCAAACGGACCTTCAAAAACTTACACAGGACAAGATGATACAACCACAACGCTTTCAACAAAAACAGGAAAATCCATCTCTGGAAGAAGAATGCATCTTTCAGGTGGAAAACTTCCAAATCATTTAGGATTTTTCGACATGAGCGGAAATGTTCCTGAATGGTGTTTTGACTACGATGTTTCTTACGGTTCAGTTTATAAATTTTCTACAGCACGAGGACTTAGAGGCGGAGACTATTTAAATGAAATCGTAGGTTCACGATGTTCCGGATACAAAGGCGGTGCTTTAGTTGGGCTTACAAACGGTTTCCGTATTGCACAGAATCATTAA
- a CDS encoding amino acid ABC transporter ATP-binding protein, whose translation MIETKDLKISFGELKVLKGITQTIKQGEKVVIIGPSGSGKSTFLRCLNLLETPDSGSILFEGNDITSKNADINLVRRQMGMVFQHFNLFPHLTVLKNITLAPVKLKLLSQNQADEKAMELLERIGLADKADVYPSTLSGGQKQRIAIVRSLAMSPKVMLFDEPTSALDPEMVGEVLSVMKELAKGGMTMVVVTHEMGFAREVADRVVFMEDGIVAEEGTPSQIFDSPKSERLKKFLNCIL comes from the coding sequence GTGATAGAGACTAAAGACTTGAAAATAAGCTTTGGAGAGCTGAAAGTTCTAAAAGGCATAACGCAGACAATAAAACAGGGCGAAAAAGTTGTAATAATAGGGCCTTCCGGCTCTGGAAAGTCCACTTTTCTGCGCTGCCTTAATCTTCTTGAAACCCCAGATTCCGGCTCTATTCTTTTTGAAGGAAACGACATCACAAGCAAAAATGCGGATATAAATCTTGTGCGCCGCCAGATGGGAATGGTTTTTCAGCATTTTAATCTTTTTCCGCATCTTACGGTTCTAAAAAATATCACTCTTGCGCCGGTTAAGCTCAAGCTTCTTTCTCAAAATCAGGCGGATGAAAAAGCGATGGAACTTTTGGAGCGGATTGGGCTTGCGGACAAAGCGGACGTTTATCCTTCAACTTTAAGCGGCGGTCAGAAGCAGAGAATTGCGATTGTGCGCTCCCTTGCGATGTCGCCAAAGGTCATGCTGTTTGACGAGCCTACCAGCGCGCTTGACCCGGAAATGGTCGGCGAAGTTCTTTCCGTTATGAAGGAGCTTGCAAAAGGCGGAATGACAATGGTTGTTGTAACGCATGAAATGGGATTCGCCCGTGAAGTTGCTGACCGAGTTGTTTTTATGGAAGACGGAATCGTTGCGGAAGAAGGAACGCCGTCGCAGATTTTTGACTCTCCAAAGTCCGAGAGATTAAAGAAATTCCTTAACTGCATTTTATAA
- a CDS encoding amino acid ABC transporter permease — MFDSIYDTLISGQRWLLLLQGLGVTIYIAIVAIILGTILGAVFALFKISKNPVLRIVAEIYTTVIRGIPLATQLMIFYFVVFAPLGLDRVLVATLAYGINSGAYCTEIFRAGIQGVDSGQMEAGRSLGLNYWQTLTMIIFPQAAKAVLPTYTSEFIVLIKETSVASFIAVMDLTKAGDMIRNATYNAWIPLLSCALIYLCLTLGLTKLFSILEKRMAKSDRD; from the coding sequence GTGTTTGATTCAATTTACGATACGCTTATTTCCGGGCAGCGGTGGCTTTTGCTTCTGCAGGGACTGGGAGTTACAATTTATATCGCTATTGTCGCGATTATCCTCGGAACGATTTTGGGAGCAGTGTTCGCGCTGTTCAAGATTTCAAAGAATCCTGTTTTGAGGATAGTTGCGGAAATCTACACAACCGTTATCCGCGGAATTCCTTTGGCAACCCAGCTCATGATTTTCTACTTTGTTGTTTTTGCTCCTCTTGGGCTTGACCGTGTGCTGGTTGCGACTCTTGCCTATGGAATAAATTCCGGGGCTTACTGCACAGAGATTTTCCGCGCAGGAATACAAGGCGTGGATTCAGGGCAGATGGAGGCAGGACGTTCTTTGGGGCTGAACTACTGGCAGACTCTTACAATGATAATTTTTCCGCAGGCAGCAAAAGCTGTTCTTCCTACTTACACAAGCGAATTCATAGTTCTTATAAAAGAAACTTCCGTGGCAAGCTTTATTGCAGTTATGGATCTTACAAAAGCCGGAGACATGATCCGCAACGCCACTTACAACGCCTGGATTCCGCTTCTTTCGTGCGCCCTTATATACCTTTGCCTTACGCTTGGGCTTACAAAGCTGTTTTCGATTCTTGAAAAAAGGATGGCAAAAAGTGATAGAGACTAA
- a CDS encoding transporter substrate-binding domain-containing protein: MKKTVVLAFALAACMVLPVSAKKKSVQIKGIEDLDGKRIGVQGGTTGETYVQENLKNAKLSSFKSGMDAALDLMNGQIDAIVLDELPAKQIVSRNSKKLKIVDSKFAQEEYSIAVKKGNSSLLESINKTIASLKANGGYEELVNAFMPADGVVKIPGDEALSGKVVKLGTNAAFPPFEYVEGTKIVGFDITMGQKIAKDLGQSLEVVDMSFDSLIPALSSGAIDFIAAGMSVTEERKKNVDFSEPYFTSNQVIIVRK; this comes from the coding sequence ATGAAAAAAACTGTTGTTTTGGCATTTGCATTGGCAGCTTGCATGGTTCTTCCTGTAAGCGCAAAGAAAAAGTCTGTTCAAATCAAAGGAATAGAAGATCTTGACGGAAAACGCATCGGAGTTCAGGGCGGCACAACCGGCGAAACTTATGTTCAGGAAAATTTGAAGAATGCAAAACTTTCTTCTTTTAAGTCTGGAATGGATGCTGCTCTTGACCTTATGAACGGCCAGATTGACGCTATTGTTCTTGACGAGCTTCCGGCAAAGCAGATTGTTTCCCGCAACAGCAAAAAGCTCAAGATTGTGGATTCAAAATTTGCACAGGAAGAATATTCAATCGCTGTAAAAAAAGGCAACTCTTCCCTTTTGGAATCAATCAACAAGACAATTGCTTCTCTTAAGGCTAACGGCGGATACGAAGAGCTTGTTAACGCATTTATGCCTGCTGACGGAGTTGTAAAAATTCCTGGCGATGAGGCTCTTTCTGGAAAAGTTGTAAAGCTTGGAACAAACGCCGCATTTCCTCCATTTGAATATGTTGAGGGAACAAAAATTGTTGGCTTTGACATTACAATGGGTCAGAAAATTGCAAAGGACTTGGGACAGTCTCTTGAAGTTGTTGATATGTCTTTTGACAGCCTGATTCCAGCTCTTTCTAGCGGAGCGATTGATTTTATTGCTGCCGGAATGAGCGTTACAGAAGAGCGCAAGAAGAACGTGGATTTTTCCGAGCCGTACTTCACTTCAAATCAGGTTATTATAGTCCGTAAGTAG
- the miaB gene encoding tRNA (N6-isopentenyl adenosine(37)-C2)-methylthiotransferase MiaB encodes MTYFFETYGCEMNIAESASVEQILISRGWKKAENAQLADLVVINTCSVRGSAEERIFGRLGFFSGLKKVRSCAPDAKKRNMEIAAEYVQKNGAVPLTLIVMGCMAERLLKSLQKQWPCVDYVVGTFAKNKFGEIIQAVEEGQKYIQTDEEPVYVFAETSYEEGAFSTFVPIMHGCNNFCSYCIVPYVRGREVSRPVEQILHELDVLARRGVKEITLLGQNVNSYKGADGMNFPNLLKTICRHLEQTNSPIEWIRFESSNPKDFSDELIDVIAEEKRICRGLHIAVQHGSNSILKAMNRKYTREQYLLLVQKLRERIPEIQLTTDIMLGFPGETEEDFEQAASLMKEVEFESAFMYYYNPREGTPAAKMQNQIPLEVKKERLQKIIDIQLGITRKVMEKQVGKNIKVLADIISRDNANELLGKTEQNERIAFEAPVSLIGKFVQVHIDSLNGNTFKGSLVH; translated from the coding sequence ATGACTTATTTTTTTGAAACTTACGGCTGTGAGATGAACATTGCCGAAAGCGCTTCCGTTGAACAGATTTTAATTTCACGCGGCTGGAAAAAGGCTGAAAACGCTCAGCTTGCCGACCTTGTTGTAATAAACACTTGCTCTGTGCGCGGTTCCGCAGAAGAAAGAATATTCGGGCGGCTAGGATTTTTTTCAGGGCTGAAGAAAGTGCGTTCGTGCGCTCCCGACGCAAAAAAAAGAAACATGGAAATTGCCGCGGAATATGTGCAGAAAAACGGAGCGGTTCCTCTTACTTTGATTGTAATGGGCTGCATGGCTGAACGTCTTTTAAAGTCGCTTCAAAAGCAATGGCCTTGCGTTGACTATGTTGTGGGCACATTTGCAAAAAATAAATTCGGAGAGATAATCCAGGCGGTTGAGGAAGGCCAGAAATATATACAGACTGACGAAGAGCCTGTCTACGTTTTTGCGGAAACTTCGTATGAGGAAGGCGCGTTTTCAACCTTTGTTCCCATTATGCACGGCTGCAACAATTTCTGCTCGTACTGCATTGTTCCTTATGTGCGCGGCAGGGAAGTGAGCCGTCCTGTGGAACAGATTCTGCATGAGCTTGATGTGCTTGCCCGCCGCGGTGTAAAGGAAATAACGCTTTTGGGGCAGAACGTGAATTCTTACAAGGGCGCAGACGGAATGAATTTTCCGAACCTTTTAAAAACAATCTGCCGCCATTTGGAGCAAACAAATTCTCCTATTGAATGGATTCGGTTTGAATCAAGCAATCCCAAGGATTTTTCTGACGAGCTTATAGATGTGATTGCGGAAGAAAAGCGCATTTGCCGCGGACTTCACATTGCGGTTCAGCACGGCTCAAATTCAATTTTAAAAGCCATGAACCGCAAATATACACGCGAACAATATCTTTTGCTTGTTCAAAAACTGCGAGAACGTATTCCGGAAATTCAGCTTACAACGGACATCATGCTTGGCTTCCCTGGAGAAACTGAAGAAGACTTTGAGCAGGCGGCTTCTCTTATGAAGGAAGTGGAATTTGAAAGCGCGTTTATGTACTATTATAATCCGCGTGAAGGAACTCCCGCCGCAAAAATGCAGAACCAGATTCCGCTTGAAGTAAAAAAAGAGCGTCTTCAGAAAATCATAGACATTCAGCTTGGAATTACAAGAAAAGTGATGGAAAAGCAGGTTGGAAAAAACATAAAGGTTCTTGCCGACATTATAAGCCGCGACAACGCCAATGAGCTTTTGGGCAAGACAGAGCAGAACGAGCGCATTGCATTTGAAGCTCCGGTTTCTCTAATCGGAAAATTTGTGCAAGTGCATATAGACAGTCTGAACGGAAACACATTTAAGGGCAGCCTTGTTCACTAG
- a CDS encoding glycogen-binding domain-containing protein — protein sequence MKKILAMAAAMAMFSAAVFADVACKKLDNGKVEVTFSYSHPSAKNVLLAGDFTNWQSGAKTMKKEGDTFVYRKVVSEKSVLTYKFIINGNWMTDKNAPATTDDGFGGKNGVVDVKTLIN from the coding sequence TTGAAAAAAATCTTAGCAATGGCAGCCGCAATGGCAATGTTTTCTGCGGCAGTTTTCGCTGATGTGGCTTGCAAAAAGCTCGACAATGGAAAAGTAGAAGTTACATTCTCATATTCACACCCGAGCGCAAAAAATGTTCTTCTTGCAGGCGACTTTACAAACTGGCAGTCTGGCGCAAAGACAATGAAAAAAGAAGGCGACACTTTTGTATACAGAAAAGTTGTTTCAGAAAAAAGCGTCCTTACTTACAAGTTCATCATAAACGGAAACTGGATGACAGACAAAAACGCTCCGGCGACAACAGATGACGGATTCGGCGGAAAAAACGGTGTTGTAGACGTAAAGACGCTCATAAACTAA